A region of bacterium DNA encodes the following proteins:
- the accC gene encoding acetyl-CoA carboxylase biotin carboxylase subunit: MFSKVLIANRGEIALRIIRACRELGLRTVAVYSEADRASLPVRIADEAFCIGPAPARDSYLNIPSIISTAELLGVDAIHPGYGFLAENPHFAEICRDCRITFIGPTPEAIAKMGNKSAAREMMRKAGVPIVPGSDGPVHDEAAAIAVARGIGYPLIVKAAGGGGGRGMRVVQNREDLLGALTEAQREAEAAFGNAEVYIEKYLEEPRHIEIQILADARGTIATLGERDCSVQRRHQKLIEEAPAVGITSKLRRALSRAAVRVAEAVSYTNAGTVEFLVDQSERFYFVEMNTRIQVEHGVTEMVTGVDLVKEQIRIAAGERMTAPREGEPRGHAIECRVNAEDPSRDFLPAPGSITAFVPPGGPGIRVDTHAFAGYLIPAHYDSLIAKVIAWGLDRDEAVARMQRALQEFEVKGVPTTIPFHQQALDNAFFRRGEIYVNFIQRRMDLSTLRA; the protein is encoded by the coding sequence ATGTTCTCGAAGGTCCTTATCGCCAACCGGGGGGAGATCGCGCTCCGCATCATCCGTGCCTGCCGCGAATTGGGACTGCGGACCGTTGCGGTATACTCCGAAGCCGACCGCGCTTCCCTGCCCGTGCGCATCGCCGACGAGGCGTTTTGCATCGGCCCCGCCCCCGCGCGGGACAGCTACCTCAACATCCCCAGCATCATCAGCACGGCGGAGTTGTTGGGGGTCGACGCGATCCACCCAGGGTATGGATTTCTGGCCGAGAACCCCCATTTCGCCGAGATCTGCCGCGATTGCCGTATAACATTCATCGGCCCGACACCGGAAGCCATCGCAAAGATGGGGAACAAATCGGCGGCCCGGGAGATGATGCGCAAGGCGGGCGTCCCCATCGTGCCGGGCAGTGACGGCCCGGTTCATGATGAGGCCGCTGCGATCGCGGTCGCCCGAGGCATCGGCTATCCCCTGATCGTCAAAGCGGCCGGCGGCGGCGGGGGCCGGGGGATGCGGGTGGTGCAGAACCGGGAGGATCTTCTCGGCGCCCTCACCGAGGCCCAGCGTGAGGCGGAAGCGGCCTTCGGCAACGCCGAAGTCTACATCGAAAAGTACCTCGAGGAGCCGCGCCATATCGAGATCCAGATCCTCGCCGATGCCCGCGGCACGATCGCGACCCTCGGTGAGCGCGACTGTTCGGTGCAGCGCCGCCATCAGAAACTCATTGAAGAGGCGCCGGCCGTCGGGATCACCTCCAAGCTCCGACGAGCCCTGAGCCGCGCGGCCGTACGGGTCGCCGAGGCGGTCTCGTATACAAACGCCGGCACGGTCGAGTTTCTCGTGGATCAGTCGGAACGGTTCTACTTCGTGGAGATGAACACCCGCATCCAAGTCGAGCACGGGGTGACCGAAATGGTCACCGGAGTGGATCTGGTCAAAGAGCAGATCCGAATCGCTGCGGGGGAGCGGATGACCGCCCCGCGCGAAGGGGAGCCGCGCGGGCACGCGATCGAGTGCCGGGTGAACGCTGAGGATCCGTCCCGAGACTTCCTCCCCGCACCCGGCTCGATCACAGCGTTCGTCCCCCCGGGGGGCCCGGGGATCCGTGTAGACACTCACGCCTTCGCCGGCTATCTGATACCTGCCCATTACGACTCGCTGATCGCCAAGGTCATCGCGTGGGGCCTGGATCGCGACGAAGCGGTCGCGCGGATGCAGCGTGCGCTCCAAGAGTTTGAGGTGAAAGGTGTGCCGACGACGATCCCATTCCACCAGCAAGCCCTCGATAACGCCTTCTTCCGCCGCGGTGAGATCTACGTCAACTTCATCCAGCGGCGCATGGACCTGAGCACACTCCGCGCTTAG